Within the Setaria viridis chromosome 3, Setaria_viridis_v4.0, whole genome shotgun sequence genome, the region GCCCTCACGGCCACTCAACGCCGTGGGGTCTAGTCCTGGGCCCCACCTTGTCCATCGAGCCCGTACTAGACCTGTCGTGGCCGCTTTACCCTGATCCCGATGGGTCATCACGGTGAGGATGGTCATAATGACGTCTAGGCGCGTGAATGCGTACGGGCCATGAGGCCTCTGCCTTCAGGTCGTCCGGAGGCGGTCTGAAGGGTGTGGCCTCACCCTTGGACCTCCTTGTTAGAGGTCGGCTCCTCTGCCTTGTCACGTCCCTGTGCGCAGGCAGTCGTGGTGTGGTTAGGGGCGCCAGGGCTCGCATTTAATACGCCGGGGCATGGCGCCAGCCTTTCCTTCAGTCGGAGGGTAGGTGGAGTGCCCCCCGGGCTCCGTGCAGGTCCCACCTACCAAGTCTGGTGGCTCGGTGGGACGTGGTCTATCGCGACCGACCTTAGGAGGTCGGGAGATGGGCCGTGGCGACATGTGGGCCGCTTTGGGGGTGCACCGAACATTTGGGCCTTAGGCTTCTTTAGACATTGGAGTCATTAGCTCCTCTCGCGGGGTATCCCTCGTACAGGAACCTATCATATTGTTGTTTTAGTCAGAAATAATCAAAGACGACATGGTGAGATAAATGAAAAAACACGCAAACCGTTGTTGGTGGCTCGGTGTTAGTATAACAATCTACACTGTTTTTATCTTTTGCTCAATCTTCACCTGATCCACTCCAAGTTAACAATCCCCGCTAAAAGCAGAGTTCATCTGTTTTAGGGGGCATCTGGAGAAGGTTTTTGGGACAGGCCAGCAAGAGTGCAAGCAGAAGCGTGCAGGCATCATCTGCAGACCAAACCTACTACCTGCTACCTTCCTCACGTCTGTACGCTGTGCAGGCTGTGCCTCAAAAACTCGTAAAATAATCTATCTATAGAAAAAAGTACAACTACGACAAccgactaattaatccatcaatTCATTAAATAACAATTTCATCTTCTTATTGTCATCTGTGATCATTAGCAACACGAGCAAAAGGTGAGGAATCTTCACAGCACATGGTGCCCCCAAAAAGtattcatattaatattttggaAGATAAGTTTTAGATTTGAACAGCtgtatataaataaatatagtAAACAGGATTATGTTACTCACCATTCAAACGGACAATCTATAAACTAGAACGGTAAAGGGATTATTAATATTACATGACATCAGACGATGGCATTCATATGCATATAATTACATCTCCAATGGGGCTAAGTTTCTCCCACTTTTTTCTGAAACAATGCGGAAGACAAAAGGGTAGATTTGTTAGAATGTTCCAAGTGTATATAACTATTGTCATATAAGATAATGATTTGCTATTGATTTCtatccaagtttttttttccacacAAGCTATTATAAGTTTGATGGATCTCTTCTCCTTTccttcctactccctccgtttcaaatcgcaggtcattttgacttttttgataCATGATTTTGCTATCcatctagatatatatcatgtctaggtgcatagcaaaatctatgtattaaaaaattcaaaacgatctataattttgggacggaggtagTACTGTATAaatttaaataattattttttaagtaaATTAAGAGAAAATCCTGTTCTTCCAAAATAAAATGAGGAAGAAAAAATTCGACAGATATGAACACGCAATATGGCATGTAAGTTTGTAACCAATCTTATCAATTGTGCATATGTTTGAAACGACTTCTATATATATTCGAAGTGTATATATGTAACGTTTGATGCGAAGAAATAAAAGAGAGGACATGATCTAAAGTTGCGGAAACTTTTTCTTTAGTTTGTTTTTGCAAGGATTAATTACACTTGCAGAAAAGTCCATCGGTGGCTCCTCTGTAGGTTAAAGGCCTCCACCGAAAGCAGAGTTTTTAGGAATTCCTGTGGACGCACTTTCGTTAAGGTTTTCCGCGGCTGCATTCGGGCAGGCGAGAGCCGAGAAGGACAGGTCGGTGGGCGCAGCCGGGCGGGAGGCAGGCGGCATCTGGGAAGCGGTGGAACGGAAGGGGAAGGCAGCCAGACCAAACCTCCCCCGCTGCCGTACGGCGTGGACGTTCAACGCTAGCTGTTGGCTATTGCTGAACCCGTCGTCACTCCTCCACTCGTCTGCTGGTTGGTGTGGTATAATCCAGCTCCGGCAGGTCGTTTCCTTCCCAGTGTTGTGTTGTTGTTTAGtggtatctctctctctctctctctctctctctctctctctctctctctctctctagatgtgtgtgtgtgtgtgcgtgtgtttgGTTCTCTACTGTTATGTTGCCTGTGTGAGAATTGAGATTGTATTCTGATATTCTCTGGGAGGCCTGAATTAACTCTGAAGCTTCTTGGTGGTGGCTGATCTGCAACTTGAAACAACTGCAATTGTTCCAGCAACTTTTTCTGCATCAGTGATCAGTCGTCCTACCATAAGAGGCCGTTCGATGTCTTATCACAAGGTTCGGTTGTAACAAACTACGGCCTCTGAGGCTCTGAAGGAGCATAATTATTCTCTTCTCCATTTGTTTCCCTTATCAACTTATCATAGCACGACAGcagaaagaaacaaaggaaTCTCCACGCAAGCACCCATTAGTAGGACACAGAGATAGGGCACTAATTTTCTCTAGATGCTTACAGATTCCAATGATTAACTAAAGAACATAGCCTCCCAACACTAAACACCCACATCATATCACAGAAAAGCCTTCACCGGCTATCCGAGCTCTGAAAGGCCGCACAGCATATCTGATAGCCACGAGACAATCAGACGAGTTCCCATCGCCATGGGATGCCACACGCATAAACACGTACAGCACGAGCATATCGCCGGCCTCGGATCAGCTCAGCCCAGGAGCCACATGCATGGGCATTGAATTGCGATTGATACGTGAACTGGCTGGAGAATCTACTCGCGCGCAGTGACACATGAGACGCCTGCAGCCGCACAGGCCGGAGTTGAGCTTTCGGGAACGGAAAAGGCGTTGTCCCGAAGCGGTCTTGATGCATGGATGACGAATTTTGCATGAAAAAGATGTGTTCTTTTACCTAAAGGAACTAAAAGAAATGAAATGTTCTGCACTTGGTGCCTAACAGGAAAAGTatacatttattttttattcttaaTGGAATGATACCTAAGTTCTcctgcatgttttttttaaaaaaaagaaaattgggAACttgaggaaggaggaggaattATTGCCAAACACTGGGCCCTCCTGGGTCCTGGCCCCTCGTTGCTTTTGCTCAGCCCATTGGCCGCTTCTGACAGGAACTTGCTCTTCTTTCTAGAcgtctctctcttcctctgaaaaggaaaaaaaaagttttggcAGGCCTGACCTCCCGTAGTTCATTTTGACGCACTTTGGCCGTGCCGACGCTTTGGCAGGGCTAGCGTGCGGCAGAATCCAAAGGCTGGTGGCGTGCCTTTTATATGCCTTGAGAAACATGTGCTGCTCCGTTTGTCCTACCTCCAAGAGCATGTTTGTGTGGCAGATCCAACATTTTTTGGGATTTAGTTCAATTTGCCAACAGGCTCTTGTGCTAATTATTTTCTCCATAGCATGTTCGAAGCAAAGGCCATGACTTGAGTGGGTATTTTTGGAGCCATCTTTATGCTAGCGTGGCATTGATGTTACTAGGAACATACTGACAAATGGTGTATGTACTTGGTGAGAAATCAGTGCATCTTTCGCTGAGAAATCGGATGGAGGAACATTCGAGGTTGGAGTAAATATTACTACCGTCAAACATTGAGCAAAAAATAGAGGGAAAGTTTTGGCGGTTTCCTGATTCCATAGTGCAAAAAATAGTGCCGGTGCAACCGGTGGGCTTCTTGAAAGgtaaggtagtgtttggttactTGAATGAAGTGGAACATGTATGGGATGGTTCATCTGGATAGGATGATTCTGGACGATATAATACAAGTTGGATGTTTGGTTGTGTGAATAAGATGGTACATGattttgtttggttgcttgaatAGGATGATACAGGATGGTACAAGATCATGTTTGGTTACCTGAATGAATCAGGGTATGGTAACTTCCCTACTATAGGTGGTAACTTTACCTCTAATATAATGAGAAAGCAAATAAAGCGtgttagataaataaattgacATAAAAGAACGCATCCAGATATAAACCCAACACTGAACAACGAGTACAGAGACAAGCCCAACACTGAGATAATACCAGACCATAGTTCAAACATATCAAACCATCAACCACCGTAGTAGTTCATCAACCACTGTAGTTTTAGTTCTACGGTTAGCAAAATATTAGAACCAACACCAACATGCTACAAAATACCCCAACACAGTTCATGACTAGGTACAACACACAATCACTAATTATAAACCACCATAGATTACAGTTCTAGTGGTTAGCAAAATATTTAGATTGCTACTTATAGATCAGCATCGGAAAGGTGCTCCTTGATGTACCTTGCAACCCATATCATTTTGCTTGATAGGGGCAACTTGTAAAAGGCCTTTGCTTGTGGTGGATGGTCACACAAATAAGCATAGTAGTGATCAAGATGGGCTGCATCAAATCCAAGGATACTCATCATGGCATCATAAAGTCCCTCAGGAATGTCACCATCTGAAGTAATGGCCTTGGTGACATTTGTTATGGCTGCTGCTAAGTTCCCGAGGCTCTGGCTAATCATAGTCACCATGGTAATATTAGGATCTTCAACAGTGACCTTGGCCTTCTTTGGTGGTGGCGGTTTAGTACCTGAGGACTCCCCGCCAGTATTGTTGACAGACATTGTCACCTCATCGGGCATTGCCCCTACTTGATCATTTGTAGGTGAAGCATCTTCAGTGTCTTTTGGTGCATTCTCTGTTTCAGTAACCTCTGTAGCGAGAGGGTCATTTGCTCCCTTGGCATATGCACCAGTTGCCAAACTATTGCCAAAGATAGTGGCCATCTCATGGTAGTGCTCAATTGGAGTGTTTAAGTAGTTGGCATCCTCACGATGGTCCTAGCAAGCCAAATACATTGGTGCCATGAATTTTAGTAAAATATTAAGACTCATATGACAACAATTTCAACAAACTAAGAAGAGCATAAGGTAAAAATTTCAATCCAGTAATAACAATCATATGGCAACTAACCCGAATATGACCAATGTAGTGCTCTCTCTCAAGGGTTATGGTACAGCTTTCTTCGTCCCAATTAGCTGCACTCAAGCTTTTCAGCTTCACAATCTTTCCATAAATCTTTTTCCACTTTCTGAGGTGGTTGCTAACTTGTGTACCAGTGACATGAACACCCAGACAGTCATTCAAAGCCCTTGCACAAGTATTCAAATGAACTTGCTTGAAGCTTGAAGAGGTTTTAGTGCCACTAGCCACAAGCTGAGACAAGTAGTTGAGCATAAAGCTTGACATAGCACTTGTCCATTGAATTGCACCTCCACCATGTGCAGCCAAGTTATCTCCCTGATGTTCCTGGTCCATCTCCTACAACATACAAAAGAAACATAAGAATTCataatatagaaaaattattcATGTTAAATTAGCAATGATTCGTATCAAAACAGCACAAGCATTCCTATTAAACAGTAAAAGGATTCATATTACAACATCATAATGGTTCCCACTAGGCACAACACAATGGTTCATAGCTGCTACATAAATTTGAGAAAATAAACAACACAAAAAATAGTTCATTGGTACAATACAAAGAACATTATTAATGTCCATAGTGATTTTGACGATCTGCCCACATTGCTTCAGCAATCAATTGCCTCTTGTCAACCATAAACCTATGGTCATTTGCTAGCTGCCTTGTTATCCTTCAAGGGTTAGGTGTCCAATTGCTCTCTGGTAGAATGAAACGGTCTGTTCCTTGAGAAATAACCCAATTGTGAAGGATGCAACAAGCTAGGACAATATCAACTTGAGTGCGGAAGGGGAAGAATGGGGTTGCATCATCAAGAATTTTGAATCTCCTCTTGAGTGATCCAAAGGCACGCTCTATAGTCACCCGTAGAGAAGAGTGCCTAAGATTGAACAACTCCTCAGCATTTTGTACAGGGTTGTTTCCCCACTCATTTAAGTGATACCGTACAACACGGAATGGTGGCATGAACCCGGGTTTGGCTCCATATCCAGCATCAACTAGGTAGAATTTTTCTAAGATATTACCAACATGGTGATTAAATAAGGTTCAATTGAATTGGTATGAGCATAAATATCTAGAAACAATTATGTTACCTTCCGGGACACGTAGTCCATTCTCACGCTCTATTGCATCAGCTAAAACCACAGCATCATGTGCTGTCCCCTCCCAACCAGCCAGCACATTTGTGAATTTCAAGTCAAAATCTACACCGCTGCCATAACATTTTGGGTAGGAAATGATTTTCTACCACGAAAGGCTGCTTCCATAGACTTACTAACAGATGCTCTTATATGTGTTCCATCAATAGCACCAATACAATCCTATTGTTCacataaaaaaatcagaaaCCAAAAGTTATGACCATATATCCCTAATCTAGGGTTTGTCGTGTCATACCTTGAAGTATGGATCCCATCTTGGGTTCCCTGCAATTTTGGCTGGGGTCTCCAATGAAGGTGGCCGAATAAGATCATTGCATAGCTCACCTATGGCATGGAGGACTAATCCAAAGTACCGACTAACTGTTTCACCTGACCTATTAAAATTAGTACCAACTAACCTATTTCGTAGGTTGTGACCAACTGTATTCAAGAACATGGCAACTTGTTCATCAATGCATACATGTTTAGTGTCACGTAACAGAGAGCGTTCCCTCAAAACTTGGCACAACTGGAAAAATGAGATTCTCTTAAGCCTTATCATTTTTGTGCATGTCGTATCATCCTTGTAGATCCTTGTGTTAAGATACTCAATTCTAGACTTATCCCTCTCCTCCATTGGCCCATAAGTAATACGTTGCCTTTTATTGCTTAATATTCTAGACGTCACAAACAAAGCCACCATACATGAAGCTGCATATGCTGCTACTGCGATAATAAGCATCAATAATTTTCTCCTAACAAGGTTCCTGTTGTCCATCTACATTACCCAAAATAGTGCAAAATGTATCAATTTCATAACTAACCATACTGTGTCAGAACAGTATATCAATCATGTTTCAGAAATACACTTTCTAAACGCCCAAAGGGTCAAGGTAAGCtaccggaaaaaaaaaacaaaacaaaacaagctGAGTACAGAGGTGAAACCAGTACAGCACTACAAGCATCTCGAAGATCGGCCTGAACCATCACAAGAGCACGTCACAGCCTGCACAAAATCCTAAAATTCTTACAGGAAGCCTCTACACAACAAGCAGACGGCCAACTTCATCCGTCCAGATCCAGAACAATAAAAAAAGCCCCAATCTCTCACACCATCCGTGAATCCAGAACACGAGCGCGTAAGGTCAAATACGAATCCTAGATCTACTGGAAAAGTAGGAGAGAGGGGGGTGCCGGCCTTACCTGGTCCAACTCTTGACTGTCGCTGGTTGCTGGAGGAGGCGTGGGCGGGGCGGCTACTATCGCTGGTTGCTGGAGAAGGCGTGGGCGGGGCGCCGCCCAGCGCCGTCGCCAGGGGTGAGAGAAGAAACGGAGGGGGCGAGAGAAACAAAGGAGGTGGGGAAAATAACGAGCGGAGGGAGGCAGGCGGTGAAAAACCGAGCGGAGGGGAGGTGGGCGGTGAAAAGGCGAGCGCGCCTGGTCCTGGATCGGTCCGTTCCGTCGATTTTGCCACATCGCTCGGTTCAGCATGGGATGGGAATATTCTTAGAATATGGATGACCCTATCCTGCACCGCTCGATTCAATTCGACCAACCAAACGTGGTGACCGTTTCTGATTCTGGACAGACTCGTACGAGTACCGGTTCATGcaacgaaccaaacactacctaagATAACTGCGCCGTTTTCCTGCGGGTTGGGCTCAGCACGGCAGACTACAATGAATTACCTTTATTTTTTATCGGGCCAAGGCCCAGTTGCGGCCACACTTGTAAGGAACGCAATGGCCCAGTTCCAGCCACACACCTGCTGCCAAGGCCGCCATGGCCCAGGAACGCTAGTCCTACTCCGGCGGTCCGGCCACACTGTGACACGACAGCACACCGACACGACATTCCATTGTTGCCTTCGTTTTCTGTTTCAGCTGTAGTCATCTTTCTTCCCAGTAAGGTCCGGCTACGTAAGCTTTGCCACCAACTTAAACGTGGGTGCCCGTTTAGCGTCTGCATGCACCTCCTTTGCCTATGAATGCACATTGGGCTGAAAAAAGAGAGACAGAGACAACATATGGAAGGGTACTAGTTTGGTCAGCTTAATTATGACAGCTTTAGCACCAGTCAAACATCGCCATAGTATTGGAGGTAAGATTTTGGAGAACGAAAAATCATTTTTATCAGGTTGTATATTACTCTAAAACAGAGTTCCTTCgcaaaaagaagggaaaaaaaaggcccCTCAACTTCCCtcgcaaaaaaaagagagaaaaaaatctcaactaattaatatcttactattactaattggagttGAGCCTCCAGGTGAAAGCCACTTAGAATTCTAGGTGGACActcaaaaaaagagagaaattctaaaaattctcaaaaaaacaaaatatctaCCCATAAattggtagactcaaatcatcatagccattggatctattatgttcacctatgccattatgaaaatagcctaaattACCCCCTAAATCTAcctctaaattacccacctatgccattatataaaataaactaaagtaacccttaCTATAACTTACCCTAACGTGTTgtgtaaaaaaaattcaaaacataTGTATGTAAATCTAATTTGTTACGTGACTGATGCACGTACATACGTAAtctattttttcttaaaaaaatatactaatgGTTGCATGTGAGTAACCCCTAATCTAACTACCCTAGCGTGATGTGTaaaaaacttcaaaaaatatgtatgtatatCTAATTCCATTATGTGACAGATGCACGTATGTACTTGatctatttttaaaaaaaatatactaatgGTTGCAAGTGAGTTGCAATGTACATACGTAAATATATTTCTTGACATCTAATAGATTATTTCTTTAGGTAAGTAATAATTGCGTTATATGCGACATATTTCCAATGAGACGTGGCATGTCAAATTTTTAGGTGAAGTAACAATTGTATCATAAGTAACATTGTAACAAGAAATTGTTTGGATATGAGATTAAATTTTTAGCAACATCAGAAATAACATACATGTGTAGATGTCACGAATAAAAATCATACTATGAGACATGAAAGACATGGGACCTACATGCCGTTGCACGGTAGTagagaaaaaaattatggaaaaaatTAAAATCTTTATGATGCTATGCACGCATGCTGATAGGACTTTAAAGAGATAAATACTGGATGGATGCATGCATAAATGTCACCGGTAGTTGGACAGAAGTGGGTTAgtagttttttttctattttctaattggatttttttcttaataatcAAGAGTCCAGATTTAATTCACATCTTTTTCTTAATAATTCAAGGGTCCAGGAGGAAAGAGGTGTACTTTAGCAAGGCCCGTCATCAAAATTACTCACTTatgttattataaaaataatttaaaataacctcctaaatttgtaactaaattgtccaccactaatacttaaataaaaaataccttaaagtaacccataaatgtgcatctatattacccacatgtgctatttttaaaaataatatgaggtaagctaaattttaatccaaatcaccttaattacaAATATAGACCAATATATGGTTCTAAATCATATATTAGTATATGATATAATTATTAAGGTACATAtacatatgcatgatgtgtgtataatttataaagatatagagcaagtgatgagaatattgatttctattttaaaattatagctcaaacttaggatccATTATTAAACAAATTGAAGTGTACAACTGCGATACAacgtgaaaagttaaagattataaatatggataaaaatattatagagtaattactaactaaaatctatccgatatatctatataagtattgtgttcaaatatttaacaaataagaggtagctcaaggtaatagttttgtagcaatgtagcctcattttttttttcattggagactaaGTTCTTcgagacacgctagaaaaaaggacaaatcctaaaaaattctcataaaaattagaaacatcaaacatcaatacaataaactctaataatcatagtcattggtctattatattttaaaaaaagttacccaccactttcattataaaaatattctaaaataaacactAAACCTTTATCTAAATTGCCGAGCTCTTCCAATCCAATTTACttatgcatatcattataaaggataacttaaaatgtcattctaaatttatatctaagttacccacgtacgttgttattaaaaataatctaaagtaagcACCTAAATTGTAATCTAATTACCTTTATGTGCATACAtaaatatccaaaagtaaattaatagatgattctaaattacctattatgtcattgttaatatagaaatactaagttaaggtatacacacatgatgagtgacaccatatagaccatttatacatgtatgtgaggaagtgatgaaaaatattgatttttatgctaaacataatatatggaggtgcgatacaaaaatgaaaaaaaaagtgtggATATGGATGAAAGGTTgtgtagagtaattattaattaaaaatcaatcacaattagAAAAATATAAGTAGACATtgatatgagtattatgttgaaggattaaaaaataagagagtaataggtaaacaattttaactATCAattagaagtttaatttctaaataattttcaaatacaataatttttaaaagcattaacACATGCGGGAGCACGACTTGAGGGACTAGTTTTCTTAATAAAAAGCAATATCATTTGCCGTGAGACAAATCCTCCCGAGTCCCGATCGTACTCCGACTCTGCTCCCACAGAAATTATGCAGTGCAGCTCGTAGCGCACTCGCACGCACTCCTCAGTCCTCCTTGCTCCATCGGCGGCTATTGGCTTGGGAAGGACACACGTCTCGGTtgttttggtttggtttggttgccGGGGACGGCACGGCTAATCGCCGCCCGGGAGCCAATCATTGCCACGGGCGCGCGCAGCAGGCAGGCAAAAGGGGCATCGTGAGCGGATAAAAGAGCTCTAAAAgcaagggaggagagggaaCGTGTCCAACTCCGTCGACCCCGGCGGTCCAGCTCCAGCCGGTGGAGGCGCCTTCGTCCCCCCGTACGTCTATATCCATCCATCAGCCATCGCGGTCGTGCCTGCCACTGAACTACCGGGTCTGCCTGTCGTCGTCTTCCCCGAGGCTCCTCCCTCCAGGCTCCAAGCATTCCATCCATCCATTGAACGCGTGGTGCATTATTGAGTGACCACCGGCACTACATACCGGGTACAGTACAGGCCGCATCTGAGCCTAGCCCGAGACGGCAAGCGACCTTGCACGCACGGTGCCGCGGCCCGCGGAGACCACTTCCGGATCACGGACCAGCCCTTCCCTCCCCTCAATAATTCGAGGTGGGCCCCGCCTGCCAGTGGGCGACGATATCCTGTATTAGGAGAGGTGGAAGTGTGCGCGGCACTGGCACCTGCTGCCAAGTGCGATCCGTTGCTTCTTCTAGGCGCTTCGTCTGGGGAGCGGGAGCGGAGCGCGTGCGTGTTGCGGGAAGGAACCCAGGGGAGCTGCTAGCCGAGAGGGAGGAGATCTAACTAGGAGCCATGGCGGAGGAGGCGTCGTCCGCGCCgacggccgccgctgcggcggggAAGATGACGATGGTGGCGGGGGTGGACGAGAGCGACCACAGCTTCTACGCGCTGCAGTGGGCGCTCCAGCACTTCTTCCCGGCGGGGCAGCCGCAGCAGTACCGCCTCGTCGTCGTTACCGCAAAGCCATCCGCCGCATCCGCCGTCGGCCTCGCCGGACCAGGTACGCGCTGCTTCCACCCATCGTATCCCTCTTCCCCTCCATGGCTCCACCTCGAGGTGGATGGGGATTATTGATTATTGGAGTGGGTCACTGAACGACGGGTCGATTCAGGCGCGGCGGACGTGCTGCCGTTCGTGGAGGCGGACCTCAAGCGCACGGCGCTGCGCGTCATCGAGAAAGCCAAGGAGCTCTGCGCGCAGGTACGCTCCACTCCATCCACATGTGCCGAATCGGAATTGATTTTTTCCCCTCTTAATCGCAAGGTTTCCGTGTTCTG harbors:
- the LOC117846904 gene encoding universal stress protein PHOS34 codes for the protein MAEEASSAPTAAAAAGKMTMVAGVDESDHSFYALQWALQHFFPAGQPQQYRLVVVTAKPSAASAVGLAGPGAADVLPFVEADLKRTALRVIEKAKELCAQVADAEYEAMEGDARNVLCDAVERHHAEMLVVGSHGYGAIKRAVLGSVSDYCAHHAHCTVMIVKKPKPKH